A genome region from Setaria italica strain Yugu1 chromosome III, Setaria_italica_v2.0, whole genome shotgun sequence includes the following:
- the LOC101759292 gene encoding probable metal-nicotianamine transporter YSL3 — protein sequence MDATIGESAPSVERAFEGQPYHGFWGQVTLRAMVVAVLLGGMFSLMTLRIYMQVGIVGAFNMPMNILSFVTLKSLVGLMRRCGISAVPFTRQENIFLQTSSITCVNVALSSGLATYVISMTSKVAKALSDNPDQRDIVDDLTMGRYGLFLVVAGLVAVMSMVPLVQIMIVDYRLLFPTGSVVAHLINSFHTPLGAYVAKLQAKTILKSFIGSFCWSLFQWFYTGGSSCGFTFFPTFGLELYKRRFSFDFSASFVGLGMIVPHVVNFGLLFGGIISGGIIYPYLESKRGQWYFTENPSTLNGINGYKDSGVTKYILKHPSLNYDDRKRLEVFIGNRLPVFGGVTGYIGIALICSVITPWIFHEIKFHHLVLLFISIPVFTFSNTYGTGLTDWSVAPTYAKFVLFLVAAWFSKPGAVIAGIAACAVAMMCLNISSQAVQDHRTGYMTLTSPRVVFAGHIYGILIGSVINPLIFLFFELNAKKTAPIGTKKSEYPCPSAAMYRAIGLLGMGGVKELPKHCLTFCFITVLITIALEIVRLVSQRKDWKLQYYIPCMTAIALPFLSGPTFTVDMTLGSILLIIWTKVNRQSAEILSSAVAAGLVSGDGIWYLPSALLGLFNVEPPMCMKFLASGKEVQIADAFLNTLGHKE from the exons ATGGATGCGACGATTGGAGAGTCTGCGCCCTCCGTGGAGAGGGCATTCGAGGGGCAGCCATACCATGGGTTCTGGGGGCAGGTGACGCTGCGAGCCATGGTCGTCGCGGTGTTGCTTGGAGGCATGTTCTCTCTGATGACATTGCGGATCTACATGCAAGTCGGGATCGTAGGGGCATTCAACATGCCTATGAACATCCTCAGCTTCGTCACTCTCAAGAGCCTTGTTGGCCTGATGCGGCGCTGCGGTATATCTGCGGTGCCGTTCACGCGCCAGGAGAATATATTCCTCCAGACCAGTTCCATCACCTGCGTTAACGTTGCACTCTCAA GTGGTTTGGCAACGTACGTTATTTCAATGACTTCTAAGGTAGCAAAAGCTCTTAGTGATAACCCAGATCAAAGAGACATTGTTGACGACTTAACGATGGGAAGATATGGGTTGTTCCTTGTCGTCGCAGGTTTAGTGGCAGTAATGTCAATGGTGCCGCTGGTGCAG ATCATGATTGTTGACTACAGACTGCTATTTCCAACCGGCTCAGTCGTGGCTCACCTTATCAATAGTTTTCATACCCCTTTGGGAGCTTATGTAGCAAA GTTGCAAGCTAAGACTATACTGAAATCATTTATAGGAAGCTTTTGTTGGTCTCTGTTCCAATGGTTCTATACTGGAGGATCAAGTTGTGGATTTACGTTCTTTCCTACGTTTGGACTAGAACTATATAAGCGTAG ATTCTCTTTTGATTTCTCTGCGTCATTTGTTGGTCTTGGTATGATTGTCCCACATGTTGTAAACTTTGGACTGCTTTTTGGGGGCATCATCTCTGGAGGAATCATATATCCTTACCTTGAAAGTAAAAGAGGGCAATGGTATTTCACTGAGAATCCTTCAACTTTGAATGGCATCAATGGATACAAG GATTCAGGGGTGACTAAATATATCTTGAAACACCCCAGCCTTAACTATGACGATCGGAAAAGGCTTGAGGTATTTATTGGTAACCGTCTCCCGGTGTTTGGAGGAGTGACCGGATACATTGGGATCGCATTAATATGTTCAGTTATTACCCCTTGGATCTTCCATGAAATCAAGTTCCATCACTTAGTCTTATTATTCATCAGTATACCTGTGTTTACCTTCAGTAATACATACGGAACAGGTCTCACAGATTGGTCAGTTGCACCAACTTATGCCAAGTTCGTACTTTTCCTTGTAGCAGCATGGTTCTCGAAACCTGGTGCAGTCATCGCTGGCATTGCAGCTTGCGCTGTAGCCATGATGTGTCTTAATATTTCTTCACAGGCTGTGCAAGACCACAGGACAGGTTATATGACACTGACTTCCCCAAGAGTTGTATTTGCTGGGCATATATATGGTATACTAATCGGTTCAGTTATTAACCCATtaatctttcttttctttgagcTAAATGCCAAGAAAACTGCTCCAATTGGAACAAAAAAATCAGAGTACCCGTGCCCCTCCGCAGCAATGTATCGTGCCATTGGCCTACTTGGTATGGGAGGAGTGAAGGAGCTCCCTAAACACTGCCTCACCTTTTGTTTCATTACAGTCCTCATAACAATAGCTCTCGAGATAGTTAGATTGGTGTCTCAGAGAAAAGATTGGAAACTGCAATATTACATCCCTTGCATGACAGCAATAGCACTACCATTCCTCTCTGGACCTACCTTCACCGTCGATATGACCCTAGGTAGTATATTGTTAATCATTTGGACTAAAGTAAACAGACAAAGTGCAGAAATATTGTCATCGGCAGTTGCAGCAGGCTTAGTAAGTGGAGATGGAATATGGTATCTACCATCAGCATTACTAGGCCTCTTCAATGTGGAACCTCCAATGTGCATGAAGTTCCTAGCAAGTGGAAAAGAAGTGCAGATCGCGGATGCATTTCTAAATACTTTAGGACACAAGGAATGA